The window GGGGGGCCAGGGGCAGGCGGGGCCGGGTGCCGGGACCGGCTTGCGAGGATCCCCGGCCCCGTGGCAGCTTCCCCGCAGTCGCCAGGCAGCCGCGGCTCCCCACAGACCCGCAACCGGAGCACTCCTTGCGCCACCCCTGGCTGGCCTGGGCCGGCGCCGCGCTCCTCCTGGTGGCCCTCGGCGCGCTGCTGGACACCCCGTGGGTGCGCGCCCGCATCCTCCGCACCGACCGCGCCCGCCTGGCGGGGGCGCTGGTGCGGGCCCGCTCCCGCCCGACCCCGGAGCCGCTCTACCCCTTCTTCCGCGACCTGGAGGAGGGCGGCGCCGCGCTGGTGATGGGCGGCGCCGTGAGCGGGCTCCTCCTCCTCGTGTTCGGCTCTCCGGAGACGCCGCTCGGCCGCCTCGCGCTGGGCACTCCCCTGTACCTGGGGCTCGGCCTCGTCACCCTGGCCGTGGTCCGGCTCCTCCTCCTCGCCCCCCGGGCGTTCCTGCTCTGGCTCCTGCGCATCTCCGTGCTGGGCACCGAGCGAGTCCTGCGCCTCCTCCTGGAGGAGCGCGGCGCCCCCGACCGCATCCCCTTCACCTACGGCGCGCTGCTGGTGGTGTGGGCGGTGGCGGCGGGGTGGACGGCCGCCGCGGCGGCCAGGTGGTGGGGCGGCGTGGCGGTATAGCGGCCCCTCTCCGACCCGTGCGGCTCCCCCCGGCTGCCGATCTCCAGTCCCTTTCGAGACTTGCTGAACTGTCTGCACCCCTCCTGTGACCAAACGCGACATAGGTGCGTCTCCCCACCGTTCGCGCCCACGGAGGGGCGCGCCGACCAAGTGGACCCGCGAAAGGATGGACGAGATGCTCGGATCGCCGGTTCGGCCGGGAAGGCTCCCGGTCGCGCTCCTGCTCGCCGCGCTGGCAACGTGCTCCCCCGACGACGTGAACCGGCCCAGGGAGGTGGCCGCGGTGGAGGTCGTCGCCCCCGTGGACTCCGTGGAGGTGGGCGGCACCCTCCAGCTCGCCGCCACCCCCCGCGCGTCCGACGGCTCGGAGCTTCCCACCGTGCCGGTCTCCTGGGCGACGCCGGACGGAGAGGTGGCGAGCGTGGACGATGCGGGCCGGGTCACCGGGAAGGCGGTGGGCACGGCCACGGTGCAGGCCAGCGCCGGCGCGCGGACCGGGTCGGTGTCGATCCGGGTGGTCCCGGTGGCGGTCGCCTCCGTGGTGGTGAGCCCGGACACGGCCACCCTCCTCGTGGCGGACACGAAGCGCCTGGGGGCGGTCCTCCGCGCCGCCGGTGGCGCGGAGATCACCGGCCGCGCCGTCGCCTGGTCGAGCGACGCCGAAGCGGTCGCCACCGTCGGCGCGGACGGCACCGTCACCGCCCGGGACGCCGGGACGGCCACCATCACCGCGGAGGCGGGGGGGCGGAAGGGGACCGCCACGGTCACCGTGGTGGCCGCGCCGATCCCGTCGCTGCGGCTGTCGCAGGTCGCGAGCGGCCTCGGCCCCGCGCCCACGCACCTGGCCGCCCCGCAGGGCGACAGCCGCCTTTTCGTGGTGCAGGTGGACGGACAGGTGCGGATCGTCCGCGGCGGGATCGTGCTCCCCGGGCTCTTCCTGGACCTGCGCGGCAAGGTGGTGCACGACGTGGAGCAGGGGGCGTTCAGCCTCGCCTTCCACCCGCGTTTCGCCAGCAACGGGCACGTTTTCGTCAACTACACCGACCCGGCCGGCGACATCCGTGTCGAGCGGTACACGGTGGGCGCCGACCCGGACCGCGCCGACCCCGCGTCCGTGAAGCTGATCCTGCACATCGACCACCCGCCCACCAGGGAGCACTTCGGCGGCGAGCTGGCGTTCGGGCCGGACGGCAAGCTCTACGTGAGCGTGGGCGATGGCGGGCAGGGGCACGAGCGCAACGCCCAGGACCGGAGCACGCTGCTGGGGAAGATCCTGCGCATCGACGTGGACGCCGGCGACCCCTACGCCATCCCCGCCGACAACCCCTTCGTCGGACAGGCGGGGGCCCGCGGCGAGATCTGGGCGTACGGGCTGCGCAACCCCTGGCGCATGTCGTTCGACCCCGAGGCCGGGCTGCTGTACGTGGCCGACGTGGGCGAGACGCACTGGGAGGAGGTCAACGTGGTCCCCGCCGGCCAGGGCGGGCTGAACTACGGGTGGCCTCGGCTGGAGGGGTCGCACTGCTACCCTGCGGGGACCACGGGGTGCGACCGGAGCGGGACCGTCCTCCCCGCGGTGGAGTACCCGCACGACGGTACGCCGGGCGCGGCCGGCTCCGCGCACCCCACCGGCTGCTCGGTCACGGGCGGATACGTGTACCGGGGGAGCCGCATGCCGGGACTGCGCGGACACTACTTCTACGGCGACCTCTGCAAGGGGTGGGTGCGCAGCTTCCGCTACCGCAACGGCAGGGCCGAGGAGCAGCGGCAGTGGACCGTAGACAACGTCGCGCTCCTGGTCTCCTTCGGCCGGGACGGAGCCGGCGAGCTGTACGCCCTCACCCACAACGGGAGGATACTGAAGTTCGTCCCCGCCGGGAACTAGCCTCCGCCGGGACGGAGGTGCGCGAAGGGGGTGCGGCCCGGCCGCACCCCCTTTGCTGGTCCTGCCATCCTGCTGCGGCGGCCGCCGTCTACTGGACGATGATGACGCCGTTCATCCCCTGGCCCGGCGCGAAGCCGGTGGCGTGCGGCACGCACAGGTAGCGGTAGGTGCCGGGGGTGTTGAAGGTCAGGGTGAAGTTGTCGGCCGCGTTCGCGAGGCGGCGCTCCACCCAGAAGCCGGAGGGGTTCTCCGGCGTGACCGTGTGCGGCGACCCGGCCGCGTACTCGAAGCGCACGGCCTCGCCGGCGCGGATGGTCACGGAGGCGGGGCTGAAGCTCCAGCGCTCTCCCTTCACCACCGCCGCGGGCGCGGGCACCGCCTGCACGTTCCAGCCGACCGCGGCGGTCTTGCCGCCCCGCAGCTCCGTGGACTTCTCGACCGTCTCGCTCCCCGGCGCGAACGCCACCGGGAGCCGCTTCAGGGTGACGGTCTGCGCACCCCTCGGCACCTCCTCCGAGATCCTCGGGCCCCGCGGGAGCACCGGCAAGGTGTTCCGGCTGGTGCAGCCCGGCGGCTGACGCCGCGGCGGGCACCGTTCATGCCGAGCCCCCTGTGCCGCCGCGGCGCGGGGGGCTCGGCGCGCCGGCGGCCGAAACCGGCCTCCTCCTCCCCGCGTAGTCACCCGGGGGGCATCTCGGACGCACACACCAGGGAGGACGCGATGAAGCTGACGAAGCGCGTACGGAAGGCGGTCGGCTACCTGCTGGGCTTCCCCCGCACCGCGCGGCCCGCGGTGCGGGCGTTCCGGGTGGAGAGCCGGGTCCAGGCGACGCACGCCGCCCGCGAGATCGCGGCGATGAAGCTGGCGACCCCCCTCTGGATCGAGACGATGCTGGCGGGGCTCCTGGCGCGCGGCGGGACCACGCTGTACCTGCACCTCCGCGGCGCGGGGCCGCTGGAGCTGGTCCTCGTCCCCTCGGACGAGCACGTCGTCCGGGTGGAGATGGCGGGCGAGGTCGGCGAGACGCGGGTGGACGAGGTGGCGCCGGAGGGCGCGTACACGGGGCCCGCCTCGCGCGACCTCCCCCTGCTGCACCACCTCCCGCAGTCGGAGCCGTGCGTGGCCGCCTACGGGGTGAACGCGGGCGCTTCGCGCCGGGTGGTGGTACGCTTCCCCGGCTTCGTGTCGCACGCCACCGTGGCGGTGGATTCCGGCGTCTTCGCCGACGCGCTCCCGCTGGGTGGGATGGACGCCCCCGTCGTGCTCCCCATCCGGCGCGCGAGCGCCTGACTCCTCCGGGCGGCCGTCCTCCGTCAGAGAAGGCGCCGGCCGGCGGCGTCCCAGGCCTCCACCGGCGCCGCCGCCGCGGGGGAGGCCGGGTACTCGTCCGCCACCAGCCCCCACACCATGGTGTCGCGCGGGGTGCCGTCCGGGGCCAGGGCGTCGCCGTGGAGGGTGGCCTCGTGCCGGAAGCCGAGCCGGGCCGGAACGGCCGCGCTGCGCACGTTCAGCGGGTCGCAGCGGATCTCCACCCGATCCACCCCGTTCACCTCGAAGGCCACCCGGGTGAGCGCGGCCGCGGCCTCGGTCGCCAGCCCCCGGCCCACGTGGTCCGCGTGGATCCAGTAGCCGATCTCCAGCATCTGCTCGCGGGCGCGGGGGTGCAGCCCCGTCCCCCCGAGCACCCGCGCCTCGGCCCGGTCGAAGATCCCGCAGGTGAAGTCGATCCCCAGGTCGAAGTTGCCCCGGAATCGGCGCAGGTCCTCGATCCGGCCGTCCAGGTCCTTGGGCTCCGCCCGCGCCCAGGGCATCCAGGGGCGCAGGTGCGCCAGGCTGGCCTCGACCGCGGCCTGGAGGAGCGGTGCGTCCCGGGGGTGCCAGCAGCGGACCACCAGCCGGGGGGTGTGCACCCGGTACGCGGGTCCGGGGAGGGTGCAGGGCATGCGGCGGCCTGGGCGGGCGGGGCGGTGGAACAGCCGGTCCGGGCACAGTATACGGGGCCGCCGTGGGGCGGGCCAGGGCGGCGCGCACCTTGCTGCCCCGCCGGCTGCACGGTCGGACCACCCCCACCGGGAGGGAGGATGGAGGAGGAGCATCGCTGGGACGTCACCCCGCAGGAGGCCAGGCGGATCCAGTCCGAGCTGCGGGAGCGGCTGGTGACGGAGCCCCCGCCGGGGTTCGCGCCGCGCCTGGCGGGCGGCGCCGACGTGTCGTTCGAGCGCTTCGCGAAGTGGGGGTACGCGGGGGTGGTGGTGCTGGAGCTGGCGGGGCTGGAGACCGTGGCCGAAGCGTCGGCCGTGGCGGAGCTCACCTTTCCCTACGTTCCGGGCTACCTCTCCTTCCGCGAGCTTCCGCCCATCGCCGCGGCGTGGGAGCGGCTGGAGCGCCGGCCGGACGTGCTGGTGTTCGACGGGCAGGGGACGGCGCACCCCCGCCGCTTCGGCGTGGCCTGCCACGGCGGGCTGCTCCTGGACGTCCCCTCCATCGGGTGCGCCAAGTCGCTCCTCGTGGGGACGCACGGGGAGCTGGGCGAGGAGCGCGGCTCCACGGCGCCCCTGGTGCACCGGGGCGAGACGGTGGGGATGGCGGTCCGCACCCGCACGGGGGTGAAGCCGGTGTACGTCTCCCCCGGCCACCGGATGGACCTGCCGACCGCCGTGGAGATCGTGCTCCGGCTGGCGCCCCGCTTCCGCGAGCCGGAGACGACGCGGCGCAGCCACCGCCTGGTGAACGAGCTCCGGCGCCGCGCCCGCGACGACGCGGCGCCCGGCACAAATGCTTGACCCGGAAGCGCTTCCTTCGCAATAGTAGAGGTGCGCGGGACCGTCCTCCTTCCTCCCACCCCCGCTCCGCCATG of the Longimicrobiaceae bacterium genome contains:
- a CDS encoding PQQ-dependent sugar dehydrogenase, encoding MDEMLGSPVRPGRLPVALLLAALATCSPDDVNRPREVAAVEVVAPVDSVEVGGTLQLAATPRASDGSELPTVPVSWATPDGEVASVDDAGRVTGKAVGTATVQASAGARTGSVSIRVVPVAVASVVVSPDTATLLVADTKRLGAVLRAAGGAEITGRAVAWSSDAEAVATVGADGTVTARDAGTATITAEAGGRKGTATVTVVAAPIPSLRLSQVASGLGPAPTHLAAPQGDSRLFVVQVDGQVRIVRGGIVLPGLFLDLRGKVVHDVEQGAFSLAFHPRFASNGHVFVNYTDPAGDIRVERYTVGADPDRADPASVKLILHIDHPPTREHFGGELAFGPDGKLYVSVGDGGQGHERNAQDRSTLLGKILRIDVDAGDPYAIPADNPFVGQAGARGEIWAYGLRNPWRMSFDPEAGLLYVADVGETHWEEVNVVPAGQGGLNYGWPRLEGSHCYPAGTTGCDRSGTVLPAVEYPHDGTPGAAGSAHPTGCSVTGGYVYRGSRMPGLRGHYFYGDLCKGWVRSFRYRNGRAEEQRQWTVDNVALLVSFGRDGAGELYALTHNGRILKFVPAGN
- a CDS encoding plastocyanin/azurin family copper-binding protein; protein product: MPRGAQTVTLKRLPVAFAPGSETVEKSTELRGGKTAAVGWNVQAVPAPAAVVKGERWSFSPASVTIRAGEAVRFEYAAGSPHTVTPENPSGFWVERRLANAADNFTLTFNTPGTYRYLCVPHATGFAPGQGMNGVIIVQ
- a CDS encoding GNAT family protein, producing the protein MPCTLPGPAYRVHTPRLVVRCWHPRDAPLLQAAVEASLAHLRPWMPWARAEPKDLDGRIEDLRRFRGNFDLGIDFTCGIFDRAEARVLGGTGLHPRAREQMLEIGYWIHADHVGRGLATEAAAALTRVAFEVNGVDRVEIRCDPLNVRSAAVPARLGFRHEATLHGDALAPDGTPRDTMVWGLVADEYPASPAAAAPVEAWDAAGRRLL
- the nfi gene encoding deoxyribonuclease V (cleaves DNA at apurinic or apyrimidinic sites), which codes for MEEEHRWDVTPQEARRIQSELRERLVTEPPPGFAPRLAGGADVSFERFAKWGYAGVVVLELAGLETVAEASAVAELTFPYVPGYLSFRELPPIAAAWERLERRPDVLVFDGQGTAHPRRFGVACHGGLLLDVPSIGCAKSLLVGTHGELGEERGSTAPLVHRGETVGMAVRTRTGVKPVYVSPGHRMDLPTAVEIVLRLAPRFREPETTRRSHRLVNELRRRARDDAAPGTNA